The Bombus vancouverensis nearcticus chromosome 3, iyBomVanc1_principal, whole genome shotgun sequence genomic sequence atattattattattttattacgtcatagtgaataagattttattttcttgcaGACATTGTTCAACATACTTGGAATCTAAACTTTTTAAGTGGAGGTTGCGCATATAGGACGCCTTCGTaagcttcatatttcctgccaTGGCGAGATTCCCTATAGCAACTTCGAATTTTCCCCAGAGACGTATTGGCTATTAGAGGCTGCTCATCTTGATACAAAAAATTCACAAACGCTAAGAAAAGTGAAACGGTCGGTAGTTTTATCGTGTCCATTTTAAAACTGTTTTAAAACCTTTTATTACCTTTGCCATAACTTCCGATAAGCATGTGTGAATGTTTTTTCAAACCAGTACTGTATTTTCTGTATCGgttattaaaaaaaagtaagcattaaaaaaatatatctttggtgtagataatattttacaataaaatcTTGTTAGATTTCAACGTACTGCGTATAGATTCACTGAAAAATCATTGAacagatatttataaataacttaTGTACTATTTATTTTCCCAAACCTTTACAACGTAAAACATATCTAAAGGCCTCTCTTATAAGAGAAAAAATATATGGTTACAGAACTGAAACATTATtagtataaattaattataataaatccaTTACGAATTCGACTGAAACTTAAATCAAAAGACAAACCTACTTACATTGCACATTGGTAATACTATAGGAGAAAATCaaacgaataattaaaatagataaagcGATAGACGTAAAAGGTGAATAATTCGTGCATTCAACATAAAAATAAAGCTTCAATTTCAATTAAACCTATATCTTTCTCAACCTATCTCCATAACTGACATTACGTGACAAgcgtgtttttctttttacatctTCAAATgcaaaagtttaaaaaatacgAACTCTAAATGTTAGAATTTAAATGCGAGTAAACATTGGAAGACAACATATTATCAGGAAAGATTAGTATAATTGGGCATTACTGTAATCGGAAATATCCAGAAATCCAAGATAACGTACATGGAATATCCAAGaagtgtatataaaatatccattaGTTTCAAAACATCttgttttatttcatattgATGCAGACCAATGTCAAATGTAGTTTTTTCTCCTTGTAATTATCTTTGACTTTCCTAATTATAAATAAGAAGATTTAACAAATTAAACGGTAATATACATATGAATATTGGAAAAACTAATctattttattatgaaaatatgcatatttttcagaatgaTTCAATGTAAATATCTATAGGACTACTTCATTATTTAgagttataaatatatttgcacCACCGTATTTGTTTATAaaatcaaatttattaataatgtattaatataaaacatgtTCTTTATGACTAAAAGATAAGacattatacatacgtatatttacTTCACTTCTTCTTTCACTAAAATTATTGAGGCAACCATTAATTTTCGTGAGATTTTATTGTATCCCAAAATTTCTTTTGCGCAAAATTTCCATTAGATTCCATTTTCACATTTTTTGCATCAGCTATGTGTAAATAATGAAGATTATCCTCGCCAGATTTTAATGACTGCCATTTAGCATCACCAACACGTGGTTttctaatataattataaattctttGTCAACGTgatattcaaacaataaaaattaatcatACATAAATTGTATTTCCAATCTCACACATACCCTTCAATAGCAAAAGAAGTGTAAAAATCAATTAAAAGTTGCTGCATTGCTAGGTCCTCTGAATTGGTCATATTCGAAGCGTCTTTATTAATCACAAGATAAATATCGTCTCCATGGGCTACCCCTATTATTCATTcattttacatacatatattactcCACACATTTTTCTCCGCTGTTATAATAGAACTCTACTTATTTGAACTCGTTAAAGATATACAACTCATATAATAAGAGTTCATTTCGGAGATATTTGTTCACAAACTTcttctttattaatttattactttttgttCACTGTAAGTCTACTGCTAATTTTCATAGAATAATATactgtatttattaatataaaaaagctGTTCCAATAAATGAAGTTCAGATAAATGAAGTTCTACTGTGATTATAGTAAATGGCGCAACAAAATTACCGAGTTTAGTTGTAAAGCTAAGGTCTTCTTTAATTTTGTATGTATAGTAATAACTCCACACCGGATTTTTGTTAACTTTCGCATGTAATTTAGCAGCTGTCGCCATGCCAACACCATATGATCGATCGCTGAGCATTTGTATCAGTGGTGCCACTGTATTACGGTCAATTTTTTTTGATCCCAAATAATACTTTCTGATTTCTTCCGCCACTTGTTTATGCTCGCAAAGCGAAATAGTATCGTTATAATTAATCAGGTATGGCGCGATATCGTCCCAATTATCATTTAGATATTTCAATAAATCGTCGTCTTCAACAAAATCTGTGCAAGTAAAACTcttatttcaataatattttaataatattaataatttcaataatattacTGTTACACGAAATCAGACCTGCAGCTTGAAATATTCCATCTTCGCCAACGACTCCAGTAATCCAGGGAACATCTTGAACCTCGCCTGAAGTGATAATTTCAATTGGAGAGCGACTAATGAAAGGACTCGATCCTTGCTTCTCCACAACTGGTCCAAAAGGACTAGCAGGATTGTTCAACCAAACCTACAAACAGATTTTGTGATAATAATATCACATCTATAATACTATTCGATTGCAAAACGCAAATTAAAAACTACAGAGAAAGAACATCACAacaatttctataatatatgtacttagtataatataaatacatagtaTCAAAAAAAGTTCAATCGTAAACACGTTAAACAGATAAAATTTCAATCTTGAAACTATACAATTTACCAAAAGCTTGTCGACGTTTTGTGATATGAGTCGTGGTGGACGCTTTTTTAAACAAGCAATCATTTTACTGCTACTATCAGTTGGGCACCCCACTGCCGCTGCCAATTTTTTAGCTTTCTCTGAAGCTCGTTTTGTTTGTGCCCTAGGATTAAGTGCTGTACCACTTATAGATATACCTCCTATGTAGTAGAAATTGCGAGAAAAGATAAGTATCATACAGTGATATGAAAATTAAAGAGTAATACACTTATAAAGCATCTTTGGTCTGAATGAATAGCGTGCTGTTATGTATTGAACTACCACgccaaaaatttaaaaattcagcTATTCAAATTAAAGTTACTCTATCAAATCGAACAACCTCCTTATGAACATTTTTCTCAATAATTCAAAAAATAATAGTCTGTGTACGTTTAAGTTGAACATAttgtatacgtacatatatacttAATAAACTTACTTTGGAATAGACCAGCACTCAAAGGTGACAGATAGTGATAATGAACGCTCATGCCTCCCGAACTGAAACCGATTAAAGTTACATCTTTCGGATTACCTCCAAAATTCTCAATATTGTCGGATACCCAGCGCAGTGCCATGCTTTGATCCTTTAATCCCATATTTCCAGATACTACATTGTCTCCCGTACTAAGAAAACCTTAGGACGAAATACTGAATTTAATTTGAACCACAAagaatatcttttataatttattattcttaCCGAAAGGTCCTACACGATAATTAAACGTAACCAATACAATACTCTTATCCATTAAATGACTCTCGTCTAGATCATTTCCAGTACCAAATTGGTAGGCTCCTCCATGAATCCAAAACATTACTGGTAATAAAGTCTTAGTATTGTTTCTAAGTGATACATAAATGTTCATGTACAAGCAATCTTCACAGCCTGAGACTGTATCTCCGTCTGCACCAGGCTTAATACGATACTGTATACAAATGGAACCCTTTTTCTTTGCAGGTAATTCGTATTCCCATTTCTGCACTGGTTTGGGTGGCTGTAAATTCACGAAGTACTTAAAATATtgacaaatattctattatgatatacacatattttattatattatatacgtatatattatattatataaagtgCAGTTGAAAGTGTAGTATgtattttgatattaatttacatgAACATTATCGTTGTACGTACTTCGAACCGAAGTTCTCCAACAGGAATTTCTGCATAGGGGATACCTTCGTAAGCCTCGTATGTTTTCCCAGATCGAGACTCTTTATAATAACCACTGACGCTTCCTAAAACTGTTTTGGCTTTTGGAATTTGTTCATGTTGTAACGAGAGATTCGTAAATTCGAGGAGGAAAAATATCACTGATAATTTTATTGTGCTCATTTTGATGTTATACACAAGTAATTCGTCGTAATTCGAATATTCGTCTTTTATAGCATTTCTCACAACTTTTCAGCTGAATGTACATATACGCGCAAATATGTAATGTAAATATTCTTAATCTCGTGTTCGTTAATCAACTGTTGAAACAGTTGCCAAAAACGTTATATCGGACGTAAATatctgttttctttttatttttaagataGGAAACTTCACGTTTTGAAGAGTGAAGCAtatgttaaggaaaattttagtTTTAACTAATTATAAGATAGATATACACATTCTGTATATTGTTAAAATTTTTCTCGATTCACTTGAATCGTTCACTTCTCTCTTTTggttcttgtttttcttttttcaggaTGATATTCTTTCGCTGGTGAAAAATTGTCGCTATAAAATGTGGGGTTTGCCAAACAACAACAAAGAAAGTGTAGAAGAATTTAAAATTGTGTAATGGGTGCTATTTTATAACTCTTACTCTATTTCTGTTTTATCGCTATGATCTAATGGAAAATCGTACAAGCATTTTTCTTCGAGTATTTTTAATTGTAAAggtgtataataaataaatatgtatagaaTATGTTTGGAGTTAATGAATGTTATCGTAGTTTTTTCACGATTCATTTGAATTGTTACAATCCCTAACTACACATTGATTGATTCCAAGAAGAACttgacattttattttattactataatCATTCGTTACTGTAACGAAGAAATTTAGAAGATCTagtatttttaaaagaatttgtCAAGTAGATACATTTGAAAAACATGTCGGTGCCTCTATATCTGTTGAATTGAATTCAACAGAAAAATGAAGCAACATAGActaatttttttctaattttataacGAATCATTCAGCAAgaaagtttttattttatttttaaatcatattttaAAGTCACGCTTTAAAATTCTGTGTAAGCATGCTTCTCTTTAAAAGTTCTCTTTAAAAGTCTAATCATCAGAACCGTTCTTAAAAGTTGTTCAGATCGCTGATAAATCTTCCTTAGGTTTAAGATTTTAATCCTCAATTGATATCCTACGATGGTTTGGATGAAGTTATTTAATTCTAGTATACtccaatattatttatactttacTCAATACCAAAAGtacttattattaattacacTTCCCAATTATAtctgaattatatttcactaatGTAACATACCATAGATGCATTGATATGAACACCTAGTCAGTGTCGCAGCCAATTAGCTCATATTATTTGccatgtaattaataattatagcaGTTATACAGCTAATTGTTTTACTGTATAGTGATACAATTAGtaattatatatcaaataataCTGATTgcccaggtctcaccacgaggatgTGCTGAGAATGGAGGCCCACCCTATCCGCGACCCATCCACCCTctttttgcaaaataaaatCTTAATAATTCATCATTAAATAAATGCTCCTTTTAGTGTGCGTTTGGATAATGTTTAAAACAAACAGCAAAAGGAGCTTTAAGAAGAAAAACCGACGCGAGAATTAGAAACCTGACAAGGATTCATGAAAACGTGAAATctaaaaattacattaaatCTTAAGAATTAAACGAAAAAAACAAGATAATAAGATGAAATATGTGCCATATATAATTAACTAATACACAATATATACATTCTACAATGCCATGCTTTTACACTACCACACCATACTTCTTACTACCTATACTTCTACTTATTTTCTACCGGCATCTTACCCCATTTACTTAGATTACAACCTCAACCTTAGCCTACCTAAGCATAAATTGCATTTACATAAAAATCTAAATATTTGCTTACTCTCTATGTACGTAATAATCTAAATGTAATAAAGGGGAAGGGAAGGGATATTGTATGGAGTATGATAAGAGATGACCACAAAAGATCCTGAAACAAACTCAATCTGTAAAAGGTtagtaaaattctataaaatatatataattactccTTGATTCATATAAGACTCAaacattatttcataatattagtttctttctttcctttgttcACTTCCTTTATTTCTCCCATTCTTTTGAGCCTTAAGCATACTACATATTTAAGATGCtatgaaatatccaaatatattttaatatatttaaaaaataaatttgaaacaaactcatttacAAGTGGATTtgatatatgaaagaaacaggtatctctaaaacgagaacattttatacatgaaaaatataCTACTACTAATGGTcaattatagatcaaattactattgattaaatttttgcaaaattagagaatcatttgtatctttttaatcgaaactagggttaAGTTGAAgacaagaattttaagtaattgaatttaaactgaattaaaacttgaaaatttcatttgaagTAACTAAGATGAGAGAAAAtccgattattataaaatcactTGCTTTGTCTCTTAATTTTTAGCACTATCTGTTATTTCCTACAACATAGTGACTCGCAACATAGTGAACCGAAAAATATGcgcataaattattttttgctTACAAACGTGAcgatgatcgcgaatgaacttTTGCTTCATGCaaatgaaattcgaatatttataaaattctacattactgttaaaagattgaaaatatcatggtcgaaaaaattcaaaaagtcatggttctaagaacgaacaatcaccaGCATTAATTCTAATAgcaatgaattaaatttaacaaaatatttcaagCCTTCGTagcaacattaagatatttcattataatattttgttacgCATAAAATCGCtcacgtatatatatacgtgaatgaaattgtatatatatattaatatatatatatattacattcgtaataaagttcTGTATTTTAGCAGTCATGGCAACGTTAGCAATGACAAAGgaatatgtcttatagcagtattttcagtaataaacgtagtAATAAGGAGCGCATTAATAAGGGGCGTAGTATTAAGGGGCGCTGAAAATTCTCAAgaagcagaaaattctcaaGATCAAACGCGAAGAGTGCtttgttatatctgcaatatcaattaatctaccattaaaaaaaaaagaattctgAAAATTTCCGAAATTTGATGCGCACcgctaataaatttaaatctacgcactcgtatttaaacaatacgcaacactaatagcgagagatcgcagtgcaaccatttaggaaATTGCCGAtaaacgatcacacttgtacagctCTTACAGCTGTATCTTGTGATCCAGGAATAGTGTccgacaaatgcagtcggaggaTTTGGGCATTTTGTATACGCAACTCTACTtgacaaaacgcgatcattcattatcgcaacgctaattattacagtgaattcaatgaaaattactatttactatatgaaaaagctacttcaaatattctggtaatgctacttgcaatactaataaattaattaaaaactaacatttttataatgtaatttcaaacaatagaaaacaagataaattctgatacgtatagttctataagaaattataaaaattcataataaaaattgtaaaagacaatcgcgacatcgtaattcgcaactttaaagcaaacgcgattatcattttatcgcagctataattcaaaccgtaatcattctcTCGCCACATTaatgaaaagccgcgatattatttcgcaactctaatacaacccgtgattaatttgtcgcaacactaagaaaaatcgcgatttgcccaatgggacgatggaccgatatatacatcagtcaaaaaagaaaaaactactactacttctactactacaaatactaaaatcgagcatagtgacaaagtagtaacaataatgacttcccatgctctggatgacccagaggatgggcagccattagtagttgccctcttgagtggcagtttgccgggcctcttcggcttatagcctcttctttcttcgggcgcaatacCCGCTGAAACtcaaatctaagctcgagacttctaaatcgcaaacaaaaaaaaaacttataaaggtaaaataaaagtataaaccgcggaagctgattgaagtgcacatggactgaccaacgatcacagcagtgatcgttgcccactcgcatgtgcgtgctcgagcaataaacgttcgtttcgacccattcgcgaccgcgaccgcgaaattcgaaaaatcagaaggcaaaaccagagacgagtgcatgctctactcgtgccagtttcgccgtcgatttttcaaataaatttccagaaacaggttggtcacacgaaaacgcgcctacccgaacagagactgtgccaacctgcccggccctacctacttacaattaacagacataccagaaagtatactacctatcctacctagcgctatatttaaaaaatggcaaaacaggcacaccaacacattcgctccacggttctcacacaaacgctcgggcgcaaaggtcctacactagagaggacgtcccgggacgcctccgacacccgagcttaacacacaccatgcacactctaaggtacgtaccgttttcctgaaatcgactgacgaaggctagtgaccattgcgtaaaacgtgataaaacacgtctgagaaaatgatatcgttaaaataaacgtaagtaaacttggaattataattgtaattgacGGCAATATTAAAAGCGCGGGACCGATATGtgtctcgacatttttaatatttaaagttGTGACGAATGAGAAAAAGCGACGCAATTCCACGGCCTatcaacacacacacacacaatgtggaaaatacgtcgtgcacgatacactaatacatcgtcagtcgctgagaaattattacattacttaattctagatcatcgcgCCCAATGTCTTTCtgccattcaagtagcacctgggcacgtgaatgaggtcctgacaatgggcacggaaagggataaacctgaaaatcctgaacTAAAAAGATAattagtttgtgtaatttttatttaacggactaacgttctttgattttatattttactacttcgtttctgattaactctactttattaatttaatagtaacgaaGTAACTGtactatattaatttaataaatcagaacaaaactttaatattgcaaaaaaggtagcgttaattctaaaagactgagactcgatcaaatggaataattgactctaaatatattactaagaaaaaaataatctcaggcgatctttttatcaaagcacatactcgaaaatgcagaagcagtgttcaaaattattgctttgattcaaaaatctgcctgtcgcgaagtgtcttcttgcacgtaaaatttcacacattcttgtacggataaaaatgaattttaactcatattttaaattctagccGAAGTGAAATAAACGAACATGACTTAATAGTGTCACGATCAATTCATTGCTTAAGATCAAGTATATTCATGTCGTACAGATATATTCGTGTagatatttgccatttgcaaatattcatacggaatattaatatgcatatttataaataacacgaatatattctcaagtgtataTGTTTAAGctaattattaaaaaactaattactataatcgcgctgtgcaagaagacctatcctaaactaataaatttagaaaagaatgttactactcacgggtataagaaatacccgcggtcactatgctcgcaacaaaattctacgtaatacaaccggtcacccgtgccgattcggacctttcatcctacgacatgattgagtgaccggaggaacaaaaatgcatgcgactcaccgttcgatgcggagaaacagaggacgtaccatggatgctgcgccatcccagcgaatatcatcagggagactaacatcaggcaggaaccgtgtaaagtccagtggtggaaatggcggttgtttaagggcgggtgGGGGTGGGGGGggaggaagaagcgaaacgtcatttcgacgattttcttctttttcctatcgaacgtttatttagaaaatactgctatctttttacacttaaaaattattattaagtgattggaacaagtttgaaaaatattatttagttgaaaattgtgagatatttctCGATAGCGAACAAATGCTTACGAATAccgtgaatgcaatgcaatcgtttgcaagaattatactGCTCGCAATTcgaatatatactgtgaattttcgttgttagaatacgaaatatacattccactaatacactatagtcgcgtgttataaatattggaaaatatttgcaagaattcaaaagttcgccactaaatataCTTAAAGAATACTGCACAAACGCGCGCGAAAacttgtttcgaggtatttgaatccaACTGTTACTAAGTTGCAAGTTTATGAAGTTATAactcaatttgaaacaataagatacttcgttaaaaattggtttgcaataagagaatgatttcatacatcgggatctttcaaaggaatcaatggactcacgcgacgcactcctgtgcacaaaataagaGCAAGATTTAGTGGAAAagaagaatagatttttatatctcgttccaagtcaggtaagtatcattgtacagaatggtctcagaatggattcgacatagtcaagacatatcccacggtgtcccacgatgtccaacgccGTCCAACGCCGTCCAACGccgtccaacgctgtccaacgctgtccaacgctgtccaacgctgtccaacgctgtccaacgctgtccaacgctgtccaacggcgtacaacggcgtccaacggcgtccaacggcgtccaacggcgtccaacggtgtccaacggtgtccaacggtgtccaacggtgtccaaaggtgtccaacggtgtccaacggtgtccaacggtgtccaacggtgtccaacggtgtccaacggcgtccaacggtgtccaacggtgacccgcggtgcagtccagtctagatcatccaaaattctcttagaggcttttggtgttccaaactggactgttgcgtagttcttagcttggcatcgctTTGCAAAGATTAATcagctgattaatttttggaaaaggatgccaattaccaggtctcaccacgaggaggtgactacgcacgagacccgcccatgagttattcaacattatgcatcggtctcgacattcaacctactggcaagaatgtcgagttctcactctacttcatgggcctgcgtaaagagataattgtttcgtagcctaactgcgaaacacatatctccaacgcagcgcttacatgaatctttacaaacgtagaacaaagcctacgtaacgcaacatccatctcccacacaacgattacatcgatcagtacaaatatcgtacaataattcgcatccctactggcatcattcggtatcaaacacacatttatctaacttggaatgaaaggaagaaaatgtagctactgacactgtatataccatttcgtgtctcgcagaaggggcatacgagtcgctgtactaaactagttatcgttctatttttgcgacactgtacgatattgaagatactgaaaagttataaactctaacgtgatctaaatacgtatcccttaaaaatgggtaaacaagaaaatgcccgatgaatcagatgataaaggaaaaaatcgcggcgcgcccgaaacgaacgagatcgcgatctctcgaaagaactaacaaacctacacgacgtacccccgtacacgagataaccccgaggttcagcggaaagcccaagaattgaccgtaactcgattcctgtttcgccgttcgaaacttacacgagtcgcggtcgatgccgccgaccgatgatgctagtgatccatgggtaattcagccgtggatccagcacataggccagcaacttaacacactccaactgaacatgtggaacccggggatggaccgctgatcaggattacaaaggcaagaggcctcaactgaacagtggggtccactcacggggagggaccgctgaacaggattacgaaggcattaacctcaactgaacagtggggtccagtcccgcgggcccgaacagaattacggaggacgtgaaattacaggtccctgaccgagtaccaaagtaccaatcggacaggactgcggatccacgactgaatccccaacagattcgcaagcatcaccggcgcgacgacaactcccgcgatccgatgcgaacgtcgagcagtcgtcgagcagtcaccaagacagaggtttccttgcggcgacttacgaatccaaggaGTTGTCCAGTGTAcattgacccgcacgtacccggaatacgcacgagcgagtacgtcacgctacggtttgaaagaactgagtgatcgcgaaccgataaatcgcgagtacaataagtactgtgtggtaagcgagtgaagggagacgagatttttctttttttcgttctaaggtggataaatgtcgttgtacagaatgagcacacaatgcacttaacattgGTATCTAccttatgattaattaaggctaaaacgctcgtatcccacggtgtcccgcgatgtcccacgatgtcccacgatgtcccacggcgcccccgcgggggggtcttagtccggtctagatcaccaaaactattttggatgatcaagaccaggctatgttgaagtagtttttagcttgatatcgtttctcaaataataatactaatattcaaaatagtacttggtttattattatttgggaaacgataccaattaccgggacccaccacgaggaggtaactacgctcgggtcccatttacataaacagcttttaagcattggaagcagagatgtaaaattattttataataaagcgatactgtagcggcgatattgttttgccgatttaatacgatatccatttttatcatttcaatagcttctgcaaactaagactaaattcacacttctttaatactagtttcgACTATCACTTAGTTTGAACAGAATTCTCTTAGTGGCTTTTGGTGTTacaaactggactggtgcgtagttc encodes the following:
- the LOC117165772 gene encoding venom carboxylesterase-6-like codes for the protein MSTIKLSVIFFLLEFTNLSLQHEQIPKAKTVLGSVSGYYKESRSGKTYEAYEGIPYAEIPVGELRFEPPKPVQKWEYELPAKKKGSICIQYRIKPGADGDTVSGCEDCLYMNIYVSLRNNTKTLLPVMFWIHGGAYQFGTGNDLDESHLMDKSIVLVTFNYRVGPFGFLSTGDNVVSGNMGLKDQSMALRWVSDNIENFGGNPKDVTLIGFSSGGMSVHYHYLSPLSAGLFQRGISISGTALNPRAQTKRASEKAKKLAAAVGCPTDSSSKMIACLKKRPPRLISQNVDKLLVWLNNPASPFGPVVEKQGSSPFISRSPIEIITSGEVQDVPWITGVVGEDGIFQAADFVEDDDLLKYLNDNWDDIAPYLINYNDTISLCEHKQVAEEIRKYYLGSKKIDRNTVAPLIQMLSDRSYGVGMATAAKLHAKVNKNPVWSYYYTYKIKEDLSFTTKLGVAHGDDIYLVINKDASNMTNSEDLAMQQLLIDFYTSFAIEGKPRVGDAKWQSLKSGEDNLHYLHIADAKNVKMESNGNFAQKKFWDTIKSHEN